A window of Drosophila santomea strain STO CAGO 1482 chromosome X, Prin_Dsan_1.1, whole genome shotgun sequence genomic DNA:
CACAGCCCTCGAGGGCGTTGTTCATTATCTTCCGGCTAAGCAACATGCCCTTCGAAGACTGCGTGGTGGCCCTGCGCAATGGTAAGGGTATTCGGGGTGCGGGTCAAAGTGTGTCCATATGGTGAGGAGGTATGCCAATACCTCAAGTATctcaaacaaaatacaaagaTCAATACATTATCGTTTTGCTCACTTTCCAAAATTGTAGTACTTTGCGAAAGGATtatcaattgaattttataTACTATTTGAATAGGTGCGTAACTTTTTTAACATTCAATGGACGCActcgccaccgccaccgccattATTTGTTGCAATCTAATCAATTGACCACGGTCTTTGCCCCCTAGGCGAGCACTTGACCGAAGACTTCAAGAAGGAGATTAACCGCTTCCAGCGCGTGCCCTGCATCCACGACAATGGCTACAAGCTGGCGGAGAGTGTGGCCATCCTGCGCTATCTGAGCGCCAAGGGCAAGATACCGGAGCACCTGTACCCAAAGTACTTCGTTGACCAGAGCCGCGTGGACGAGTTCCTCGAGTGGCAGCACATGTCCCTGCGGCTCACCTGCGCCATGTACTTTCGCACCGTGTGGCTGGAGCCGCTTCTGACCGGACGCACTCCCACCGAGGCCAAAATCGAGACGTTCCGCATGCACATGGAGCGCAACCTCGACGTGGTGGAAGAGGTCTGGCTGGAGGGCAAGGACTTCCTCACAGGATCCCACCTCACCGTGGCAGACATCTTTGCAGCCTGTGAAATTGAACAGACACGTTAGTTAACTTTCAGTTTTGGGATAGTTCAAGTATTTCCCAGTTGTTAAAATCACATTTAACTCATTCAATCCAGGTATGGCCGACTACGATGTCAGGATCAAGTACCCCAAAATCAGGGCGTGGCTGAAGAGAGTGCGCCAGAGCTGCAATCCTTACTACGATGTGGCCCACGAGTTCGTTTACAAGATCTCTGGCACGGGTCCACAGGCCAAGCTATAAGCTTCAACGTTCACGAAGCCATTCTGTACATAGATCATTATCCATTATCATTGCTGGGGAattagatatacatacatagttgaTAAACCGTGTTGACACTGGGaacaaaagcgaaaataaaaacagagcTTGTTTCTGGTTTATACTTGTACAATTTATTcttaatatttgttgtttcttttttattgtgttGTCAGCATTATAGAAAATCCACATTTACTTGTTgttgaaaaaaaatcataatacaaataaaatatatatagatgtatACATGTATAAtagaaaatacaatttttaaaaaataactacCTAATCTCtaacaaaaaattgtttttagttaatcataatatttatatagcAACGTTACGCGCTTGGGTACTTTCTATATACTTTTCGCCTGCCTTctcgtttttattatttattttctgccATCGggtaacaaaacaaaatgcgtAGAAGATATATAATGTTTATATATCCTTTTCGGGGGTGGTGTAAATCATAATTGTgaatgaaatcaaaaaaattaactCGTATATACAGCAAAAAAATTGGAGGAATACTATACAACTACTATCTAATTGCTTAATCATATGCATATGCGTTTGCATGTACTTTTATGCGTTCTTTTATTTCCCAAACTTAAATCATATACAAActacacaaaaatatataatattatatatgtaaatgtaaatttatGCCGTTTCTCGTGCGTCATATGGTAAACATATAGTCGCTTTATCAATCAAACCTAATTTCGAACACGCTATCCCTCTTCTGGTCGCCTGTCGGGAAAATCTATCCCCCACTTCATAGCTTTGTAGCTGCACCTGTATCAAGCATTTCCCTCAGCAccattcaaataaataaaaaaaattggtttatataaaaaaaaaaaaacaaattttgtggGTGGAAAAAAGGTTAACAGAATTTAAAGCCAATAATTTAAGGCACCAAAAATGGGATCATCAAGCCACGATTTTTGTACAACAGGTACAGAggtacacagaaaaaaaaacaaattaattagcaCATCTTAATTAAGAACAGAACTGATCCGATCCCTATGCAGGACCTAGCACAACTGAGTTGTCAGAGGGACTCATGCAAGTGCACGGACGCGGACAGGCGACTCTTTCAATTATCCCTTTACGTAGGTGGTTGCTTATGCGATTTCTCTGTATTGTGTTGTATAAGTTTTACAAAATAGTTTATCTCTCTCCTTCTATCTCCCTCTCACTGTCACTCCTTATATATATCTTGCTCTGTCTCTCGCAATATATGTGCCATCTTTGCTTGGTTCCcatttaatttgtgtgttttgtgtgtatttCGTGTGTGCGAATAAATTACTTCCTGCCCTCGTACAGACTGTTTTTCCTGCGTTGCATTGTTACGATTTGTTTTCTCCTGAAGTTGTGCCTTTTTTCATTACAGTGCATTAAGCAATTCGATCTCGGATCCTTGCCAACTAGTTAAGTTAAGTTTCCTTGGTTGGGTTTCAATGGgttatatttgtaatatattgTAGTCGGCACAACTTCCTGGACTCTGCacatgaatatataaatatattgtgatagaatatgtaataatatgtatttcaaCTGCTCTGCTGAATTTTCGCAATCAACTCTTTTTCTACACTCCTTTTGGTTAACTTTTAAGACCCAATTCGGACACAACACTGCAACTGCACATTGATATAGGTATATAGTAAAATAGATTATGGTGACTACTTTTTACAGAATCTAAGTAGCATAAGGTATTTTCGTCCCTTTTAAGTGTCTTTGCCACGACCCATTTGAACGTAAAATTCGTTTTGGCCGTTTAACATGCCAAACTCAGTTTTAAACGCGAGGGCTTGTAAAGCAAGACTACTTAGAGGTGTTCGAATAGCCTTTGCTACAACGATTTGCCTTTTTAGCAACTTTTTTGAGGGTTAACATTCAATTTaactttgttgttttttaaatgTGTGTTTAGCATTTGTGTGTTTAACAGACTATTGTTAAATATCTTCTCTTTATGCCtttgtttatatattaaaCCTTTCGATAATACTCATGTAAACTGTGGGATTCAAAGTGTCAATTAATGTGGTTAACCACATTTAAACAACTGCTATTTCGGGGTGGTCTTGTCGCAGTAATCTGCATTAGGAGCTATAAACTAAGTTTTTCGTCAGGTTTTTCAAAACGCGATATTAGCAGACTGTCTGCTTTTAACCATACTacagttttagttttgtttagACTGTTTCCTGTGAATGTGAGTTCGCAAGACTGATTCAAGCATGTGAAACTGCATTGTTTTCATAGTTTGGGGATCTAGGTTCTTAGAAGCGACCGCGGTTAAGGTTCTTGATGCGTATGCCCACTTCCAGGACCTGATCTCCGTTCCCAGCGGGAGttgtgctggtgctgctgctgttgctgctgcttccgctgctgttgttgccaccgACGCCTACACCAGTTGGCGGTGCACCCGAGGCCACTCCCGCTACTCCACCGCCGTTGCCATTACTGCCGTCGCTTTGGGGTgagttattgttgttgctgccggaTCCGGAACTAGATCCGGGCAACGCTACACTGGCTTCGGCAGCGGCTTGACCCGTACCGAGGCGCCGCAGCACCGTGGTAGTGGTCGTTGTGGTGGTCGTCGTCTCCGCCGCAGCTGCGCCGCTGCCTCCGCCGCCAGATGTAGCGCTGCCCAGCTTCagcaactgctgctgatgatggcGATTGTGGTGATTGTAGTTTATGGCTGCTAGGTCGTGACCGTGTGAGTGATTCGAGCAGCCACCATTGCTGGCGGAGTAGTCGTGAGGTCCGCCTACCGTATGCCGCCGCTTAATGGATCGATTCTGCTTGTTCTGGATTTGGCGCTTCTTTGTCAGGTTCATGTCAGTCTTCTCGTCCTTGGTCAAGCCGGTGGTGCTCAATGCCTGGCAGCAAGCCACCCCCACCGCCACCGCTCCAGCTACTCCGCCCGATACTCCCGTCGCTACTCCTCCGGATGGCTGCGCCGCTATGTGCCGGGTGGAGTAGTTCCGGCAATTGAAGCTGGCGCTGCGAAATAACCGATGATCGcgtctttttttgttgtagcGCTCGATAAAAAACGAAGGCGAAGGGCGTTCACCGAGAAGCAGCTTCTCCTTGGGATCACTGGTGGTCGAGCCCTCGGAATCGTCCTCGGAGGCAGCTCCTCCGGCGGATCCCACCACCCTTTCAGCGCCTCCAGCGGCTGCGTTGCCTCTTTCATAGCTTAGATAGTTACTGAACCTGGGATGTATGCTTTTGGTTAGCGTAGTGACACTGCTCGAGGAACTGCGCAAGGGAATAGCGCCGGCCCCACTGCTGCCGGTCGGCGTGCCGACGGGCGTTGCTGCTCCGCTAGTTGGTGCAGTGGAGCTTCCCTGATGAATGGGCACCGTGGCTGAGTGCTGTAACTTATGTGCCGCTTTAAGCAAACTTGGTGGTAGTGGCGCAACTCCAGCCGACTGCTTTGAAGGCTTTTCATCGCCGCCAATTGTATTGGTGGCCGTGCAGGAGCGGCTCAGGTGCAGGGATAGGGGGGCTGTCTCAAGGGGATTGCAAAACTGATGGAACAGCCGCTCTGGCGACTCGTCCGCATACGGAATGTTCTCGGAGTGCATGTGCAGTGGCTGGCCCAAGGTGTGCCGCCGGTTCTTGGGAAACTCGGGCGATCCATTCTCATCGTTCGATTCAGAGCCGCTGCGCAAGTTGCGTAGCTTGCTGTCCAGTGTGTCCGTAATGGTTGTCAGTGACATGGAACCTGGTCAACGATAAGGAGTACCTTAATTATCAGCTTCCTCATCTCACCGCCTTGAACCCTTACCCGTATCGCTTAGCCTGCTGCTAGAGTCGTCGTCCGTTAGCAGAATGGATATGTCCACGCTGCTGCGCTGTTGTTCCTTGGCCAGATTGATACCTACTCCCAAACTGTGACCAAGGCTGCCAGACGACTGTCCTGAGTCCTTTTCGTCCAAGCTGGCCTTGCGCGTCTGGTGCGAGGATCTTGAGCCCAGGAAACCTCCAGTGCTTCGCTTCTTAAAATTGGCACTCAACAACTTGGAGGAAGTCGCCGAGATGGAGGAAGAAATCGCCACAGCCGTTGttgacgacgatgacgatgagcTGAACTTGGTGGTGGAACTGGAAGAGGATGAGACGGATGCCTTGCCGCTGTGAAGCGTCGAACTGCTGGAGGTACTGGCGGTGCTGCTTGCGGATGCCGAGGCCGAGGCGGACGCCTTGGCGTAGTCCAACGACTGAAAGGGAAGAGAGACGGAAGAAACGGGTGTGGGCAGGAGCAGGATTAGAGCCTGGTCGCAAATGCTCTGCACAGCCTTGCGCTGCGCCCGTCGCTGCtggatggtggtggtgctgatggttGTGGTGATGGTGTTGCTACTACTTGTGCTACTtgtggtgtgggtggtggtggtggtggtggtggtgttggtgttggaGGAGCTCCCGCTTACCAGAACGCTCTCGCCGGAGTACGTGTCCGAGTTTACGGCGCTCCGCTTGCCATGGGTCTTTCGTCTAAGCTGCGGCATAAAGCGCGAGGTGCGCGTGGTTTCACGTTCTGTGATCCGCTCGATCTTCGACAGGTTGTGCAGCAGCATGCTCGTCTGATCCTCCTGCgtctgctgctgcggctgagCGGCGCTTATGGCGGCGGTACCGCCGCTCACTTCGGCTAAATCCGGCAGACTGCCACCCTCAAAGAAGTAGTCGTACTGCAATTGAAAGGTGCATGGATTGTTAAATAAGCTAtaataaactataaatttaGGATCCTTACCTGTGTGACCAAAAGCTCAACGATGCGGCACTGATGTTTCATGTCCTTGACTGCCGTTTCCAGGGTATCGTTCGGCGTTCTGATTATTGATGGCCCGAATATGATGGCAAGGTTTTTGGGCTCCATGCGGTTCACATCGCAATTGCCGCTCACTCGGCACAGATGCCGAATCAAGTGCTTCATTGTCTCGTAAGGATGTCGTGGTAACGATTCCACAATCTCGCGCAACAGGACAATTCTCTCCAGGCCAAATTTCTTGTCCGCCTCAATGAAGTTGATGTAGTAGCTTGCTGGCATCAAGGCATCGGGCAGACTGCGGATAAACAACTTGAGCAGACTGCTCACCACATTCACATCCTCCCAGCGGTCATCGCTAGCACAACTCTCGAACTGAAAGTCTTTGGTGTTGACCAGTTCGGACAGCTCCGATATGGCGGCCTTGTTTCCGGGTATGCGATAGATGCCAACCACGCCCAGACCCTTCGTCTCCACAATGTTCGTGCACACCTCTACCAGATGCGGCACATAGGCATTGACCTTTGACATGGGGCAGCTGCGCAGGGGAACGCCAATGGAGCCAATCTGCTTGGCTGCACAGGCGGATGGCGAGGCCAA
This region includes:
- the LOC120456344 gene encoding glutathione S-transferase theta-1-like isoform X1, translating into MSVSFLASLLGLSNDEDQLQLAFDEVQNRKVPSRQPTNLRMSAPIRYYYDLMSQPSRALFIIFRLSNMPFEDCVVALRNGEHLTEDFKKEINRFQRVPCIHDNGYKLAESVAILRYLSAKGKIPEHLYPKYFVDQSRVDEFLEWQHMSLRLTCAMYFRTVWLEPLLTGRTPTEAKIETFRMHMERNLDVVEEVWLEGKDFLTGSHLTVADIFAACEIEQTRMADYDVRIKYPKIRAWLKRVRQSCNPYYDVAHEFVYKISGTGPQAKL
- the LOC120456344 gene encoding glutathione S-transferase theta-1-like isoform X2 — protein: MSAPIRYYYDLMSQPSRALFIIFRLSNMPFEDCVVALRNGEHLTEDFKKEINRFQRVPCIHDNGYKLAESVAILRYLSAKGKIPEHLYPKYFVDQSRVDEFLEWQHMSLRLTCAMYFRTVWLEPLLTGRTPTEAKIETFRMHMERNLDVVEEVWLEGKDFLTGSHLTVADIFAACEIEQTRMADYDVRIKYPKIRAWLKRVRQSCNPYYDVAHEFVYKISGTGPQAKL